The genomic segment GACTTTTTTACATGTCCTGATTTTCTCCAGATACTTGTCGATGAGCGCGCTGTGACAAAGTACCAGAGCGGTATCACGGACTGTTTCCGTCGGAATGTCGTGCATGGCTTCAAATTGTTCTCTCAGCCCGGGTGACACTCCCTCAAGATATGAGCGGATATATTTCTTTTTGTATTTCCCCGTACGATAATAACCCCGCTTTGATGACACGTACTCCAGATGTCTTTTATTCGCCAGCCTGCGGAAGGCGGAACGCAGATAATCATATAGGATGCTTACGGTTGCAACGTTTTCTTCAGTTCCGACGATGATCATGTCTGTGGTTCCTTGATAAATAAGCAGCCGGCAATAGTTATATTGGCACAGGACACGAAGTAGATCACGCTTCCAGTAACTACCGAATGTATCCTTGAAACTGAGCCTGCCGGATGTCTTGATCTGAAACTTCTCCTCTGGCTGCCTGTCATTTAAGTCAAGCAGGGAAAGGTTATACTCCCTCAGAAGCCGGTTAACCAGTATGGCCGCATTGTTCGCTTCGCCTTCCGAGGTTGTCGATTCCTTCAGGCGTATCAGCTTGCGGATACGTTCCATAATTTTATCCGGTATGTCATTGTCCTGTTTCATGCTTGCTTGTTTAATTTTCATCAAAATCCTCCTTCTGTAAATCGTAGCCGGTCAGTACCGCTTCTTTCAATGCCGCTTTAAGGTCATTCGCAAGACCGGATGACAACAGTCTTTCGACAATCTCTTCCGCACACTCTTCAAGGTTCTTCTTTTCTTCTGTACTGAAAGTCACAGTCCCGAACCGGGTGGTGTATTTTTTCCCTTCAATTGTAATATTCTGGGAAAAACTTACGCGGGCGGCATTACACCTGACCGACTCCCTGGCCAGACGGTTTCCGAACCATCCTGCAAAGGCCATGAGATCCGTATAGGAACCGGCTGCCTTATCCATGCAACACTCAAGGTTTTGTCTCATGCCTTCTTCAAACATGGCCCTTGCAAATGTCTCTCCGGAATTGCAGCCTCTGCGTTCTGTTACATCCCGGTATATTTCTTCAAATGTTTTCATTATTCTGTTTTTTTGCTCTTCACATCTCATGCCCGCTTACCGGGCATTTCATTTTCTGCAGGAATTCGTTAAAATCATTGCATGACGGATACAGACGCTCCGACTCATTCACCAATACCGCACCTTTTGGAAGGAACCGTTGCATTTTTCGGAAAGCCTCCCGTCCCGGGCCGTCATTGTCAAGGAAAGCGTGTACTTTCTCATACCTTGAAAGGAAATCTTTCGAACGTTCGACAATGGCCGTGGAGTTGAGCACACATACATCCAGCTTCCTCAGTGCCGGCAGTTCAGGATGGTCCTTTGCATACTGTTTGAAGCTGAGCAGGTCGAAGAAACCTTCGAAAACGGCACAGGAACGGTTGCCTTCTGCAATGCTGGTAATGTCCTTGGCATTGGCACACCCCTTGAACATGCTGTTCCGCAATTCGAACCCCTGATGGTCATTGGCAAATCCAATCGCGTATTTCTCGCGGGGGTTCTTTTCAAAACAGTAGTGAACCTCCACACAATACTTACGGATGACGTCCGCATCGATACCACGCGAGGCCGCATACTCAAGCAGATGGCGGTTTCCCAAGGGAACGGTTCCCAGAATCTTCATCGAACTTCCCGAAAGTGCTTTCTTCTCCCGGACGGAAGTCTGTCCGGAGGTAGCACCGGCCTGTCCTGTAAGACCCATTTCCCCGATACGGCGCATAGCCTCCGGAAAGGAACAGTTCTCAATGCGCATGACCAGGTCTACGGCCCTGCCATGAGTGCCCTCGCCAAAGTCATACCAGCGGTTCTCGTCTTTGAAAACCTTGAAACTCGGCGAGCTGTCACGCCGGAAAGGTGAACTGTACATGTCATATCCCCCGAAGTGCCGGGAAGGATTATGCCCGTAATAGGAGAGAATATCTTCCAACGGTATCAAGTTGGCTTCCTGTGATGTCATGACTTGTTATGTTTGATTGTTCAGTAAAATTCATTCTCTATGCCGACATGGGTACGGCCTGGCGCATACGGCTCAGGATAAACCTTGTGGGGCTTTTAATTCTCCTGTTGCCCCAGGTTTCCTTCAGGACGGAAGCCAGTACTACAGGCGCGGCGGAGGCAAGCTGCATGATCTCCAGCTGGTCTCTTGCGGCGATCCCCAGAAGTTCGAGAGTCTTGCGCATGGAGCGCATCGTCTCAGCCTGTTTCCTTTCACGGTCCGCCTGCCCGTATTCGGCATTGTACTTGGCGATATAGTTGTTTATCAGGGGTTCCAGATAATTGAACGTGGTGAGTTGGAAATGGCTCTGCTCAATCTCCCGGATAGCTGTCTTGACTGGAAAATCCGGATAATATCCTCTCAGGAAATGTACCCACCGGATATTGTTCTCGGATACTCCCATGCTTTTAAGCTTCCTTGAAAGAAAATTCTCCTCATCCGAATTGCCCGAAGGAATGTTTGAGGGGTTTGGGGAGGATATGTTTTCTTTGTTTTTATTTTGTGGTTTATTTTCGCGAAGTATTTCAGCTTTTTCGCGAAGAACCTCATGTGATACTCCTGAAGCCGGTAACGGATGGGTATCGGGAGATTCCGGCCGGGAAGCTTTCTCTTTTTCGGGTAAGACGGAAACGTTGGCTTCCATAGTGGATACCGGTTCTTCCGGGACAGGATATGATGCGGGCACTGTTTCCGGCAAATTTTCCGGTGAATAAAGAAGAAGTTCTCCGGGAATGGCAGGCCTGCGGTGAATGGCTTTACAGATACCGGTATACAGTTCCTGTATGTATTCGCTGGTAAGGATTTGTTTCTCCTGCCAGAGCCTTTTGTCGAACAGTCCCAGGTCTGTACAATAATCGATGATGGCGGCAATACGGCACTCATCCATGCGGGAATAGTCCGCTATGTCGAACAGGCCGTCGGCATCCATCACCATGTAGCATCCTTCCACACGAAAGATCTCATTCACGATGAAATGAAAAACGCCCCAGCCTTCCATTCCGAATTTGTTCTTTAGCCGCTTGACTTTCGGATCATAAAAATGATCGGTTTCAAATCTGAAATAGGTGAAACCTTTTTTTGCTGTTTTTGGCATAAGCTTATTTATTTAAAGTGGATAATTGTCTTATGAATCAACTGACCGCAAGCTCCAGCTCTTCGGATATGTCGGGAAGCCGGGAAAGCATGCAGCAGGTCTTCAGGTAGTTCTGCTGTATGTCCTCCGAAGTAAGTACCCGGTACTTCCTGTACAGTCCGCCGTTGAACAGGCCGACTTGTATGCAACCCTTCACAATCCGGGTTACATCTTCCAAAGAAGTATTCCAGTAAGAAGCGGTTTTCCGGGCTGTATCCTCACACCAGGGAAGGAAATAGTCTCCTTGATGGAGAGCCTCGTTTACAAGATACCGGTAGATGCTGTATCCTCCGAAACCGTACTTACGCATGAGCCGTCTGATTTTCATGTCCGAAAATTGCGAAGTGCTTATCTCATAATAGGGACGTGTAGTGCACTTTCCTTGCAGCGTCTTGGAAAGGGAATGGTTTGTTCCGTCTGTAAAGCTTGGGGTATTCATATATGATAATGTATAATATTGTTGTGTTAAAGGATAGGTACATGAAAATCCGGATTCCGCCATAAACGGCGGAACCTGCTTATCTTGTCAAAAGAATATGGTATTTCTTCCGAATGAATTGCATGTAATTATATACAGTCTTTTCGCAGACTTTTGGAAAGGCCGGATGATGCTCCTTCAAATAGTCATGGACACGACTGCTGGAAATGGAAGGAAAACAGTTGAGAAGGGATACGACTTCCTGCTCATAGGCATGAAGTTTGCATGGACGTATGCTCCGGCATTTCTGGAAAAGTTCTTCTGAACTCAAATGCTGAAGATGCCTGACAGTATCACGAGAGATGCCAAGACGTTGCGCCGTCCTTGTTATGTTAAGACCTCGCGAACGGAGATCATGAACATTATTCCATAATGTGTACTTTTTTGTTAAATTTGCCGCATCCATAATCTATTAGATAGACTTCGTAACTGGGACATTCCAGATTACGAATGTTTGATGCAGCTAAGTTACCGCCCGCATCTAAATTCTATATATAATCTTATTTCAATTCTATCCCTATATATAATTCCATTTCTAAATTCAATTTCTTGCATGCTCTCTCAAATACAGTTCCACATGCTCCACTGTGACGTCTTTCAGCAGCACCCGCTTGTCGGCATCGAGCAGATAGAGACAGGGAACCGCTTTCAGGTCGTAGAGCCGGTGGCGGTTGATGACCTGCGAGGCGTCGCGGGCGTTGAGCATGCAGGGCGGATAAGCCGCCGCACGCCACTGCTCCACGTCCTCATCGGGATAGACGGCAAGGATAACCAGCCGGGGACGACGGGCGGAACCCTCTCCCGTCATACCGGCGAGGTACTCCGAAGCAGCCATGTAATCCTTTACGCGGCGGCAGTCCTCGCAGTCGGGCGAGTTGAAGAACAGCAGGGTATAGCTTGACTTTATCTGCCGGAGGCTGCCGACAGTGCCGTCGGCAAGGGTGTAGGCGAAGTCCGCCGCCACATCGCCCGGACGGTTCTTCAACGCCATGTCCAGCCTGAACTTAGCGCGCGCCTTGTCCGGTTCGCCCAGACGGGACGAAGCGATGATGTGGCGCAGCACAGGGATGTAGTACTCCTCGTTGCGGAAAGGCGAGTTGGGCTCGTAGAGGTATTTCCCCGACAACTTCATGAAGTGGGCGTACATGGCACTGTCCACAGCGGCGGAGTCCATCATGGCCGTAAGGCTGCTCTGCGCTTCCTTCGGCGGAACACGCGAGAGGATGTCCAGAAAATCGGCCAACGCCTGTTCGGTGACTTCCGGACGGGAAATGAGCGCAGTATCGCGGAAGTTGAACCCCTGCCAGTAGTGCGCCGCCAAGTAGGAAGCACGCGCCTCGGAAGTGACGAGCAGCGGGGGGATGTCGGGCAATGTGAATGCCGCTTCGGAGTGCGCCGTACCGCGCTCCGTTTCTGCGGATTGCGAAGCGCATCCGGCAAACAACGGCAGGAGCGACAGCAGCAACAGCACAACGGCGGCAAACCAGCGCAGTGCACGAGGCGTGCGGGAACGGCGGGGGTAGCGGCGGTAATGGCGTAGGGGACTGTATAGGGTCATAGAACCGGGGTTAAAAAGAAAGAAAGAAATTATTTTTTTATTAGTTGTGGTCGCGGACGCAACGAAACGGCATCAGAAAGGGAGGATCATAGGTTCCTTTTTTTATTC from the Bacteroides eggerthii genome contains:
- a CDS encoding DUF2786 domain-containing protein, producing MKQDNDIPDKIMERIRKLIRLKESTTSEGEANNAAILVNRLLREYNLSLLDLNDRQPEEKFQIKTSGRLSFKDTFGSYWKRDLLRVLCQYNYCRLLIYQGTTDMIIVGTEENVATVSILYDYLRSAFRRLANKRHLEYVSSKRGYYRTGKYKKKYIRSYLEGVSPGLREQFEAMHDIPTETVRDTALVLCHSALIDKYLEKIRTCKKVLARNTQTDYSAYYSGMGDGRSISLNRQIKGGCL
- a CDS encoding toprim domain-containing protein, giving the protein MTSQEANLIPLEDILSYYGHNPSRHFGGYDMYSSPFRRDSSPSFKVFKDENRWYDFGEGTHGRAVDLVMRIENCSFPEAMRRIGEMGLTGQAGATSGQTSVREKKALSGSSMKILGTVPLGNRHLLEYAASRGIDADVIRKYCVEVHYCFEKNPREKYAIGFANDHQGFELRNSMFKGCANAKDITSIAEGNRSCAVFEGFFDLLSFKQYAKDHPELPALRKLDVCVLNSTAIVERSKDFLSRYEKVHAFLDNDGPGREAFRKMQRFLPKGAVLVNESERLYPSCNDFNEFLQKMKCPVSGHEM
- a CDS encoding DUF4373 domain-containing protein, whose protein sequence is MPKTAKKGFTYFRFETDHFYDPKVKRLKNKFGMEGWGVFHFIVNEIFRVEGCYMVMDADGLFDIADYSRMDECRIAAIIDYCTDLGLFDKRLWQEKQILTSEYIQELYTGICKAIHRRPAIPGELLLYSPENLPETVPASYPVPEEPVSTMEANVSVLPEKEKASRPESPDTHPLPASGVSHEVLREKAEILRENKPQNKNKENISSPNPSNIPSGNSDEENFLSRKLKSMGVSENNIRWVHFLRGYYPDFPVKTAIREIEQSHFQLTTFNYLEPLINNYIAKYNAEYGQADRERKQAETMRSMRKTLELLGIAARDQLEIMQLASAAPVVLASVLKETWGNRRIKSPTRFILSRMRQAVPMSA
- a CDS encoding DUF4373 domain-containing protein — encoded protein: MNTPSFTDGTNHSLSKTLQGKCTTRPYYEISTSQFSDMKIRRLMRKYGFGGYSIYRYLVNEALHQGDYFLPWCEDTARKTASYWNTSLEDVTRIVKGCIQVGLFNGGLYRKYRVLTSEDIQQNYLKTCCMLSRLPDISEELELAVS
- a CDS encoding DUF5106 domain-containing protein, with translation MTLYSPLRHYRRYPRRSRTPRALRWFAAVVLLLLSLLPLFAGCASQSAETERGTAHSEAAFTLPDIPPLLVTSEARASYLAAHYWQGFNFRDTALISRPEVTEQALADFLDILSRVPPKEAQSSLTAMMDSAAVDSAMYAHFMKLSGKYLYEPNSPFRNEEYYIPVLRHIIASSRLGEPDKARAKFRLDMALKNRPGDVAADFAYTLADGTVGSLRQIKSSYTLLFFNSPDCEDCRRVKDYMAASEYLAGMTGEGSARRPRLVILAVYPDEDVEQWRAAAYPPCMLNARDASQVINRHRLYDLKAVPCLYLLDADKRVLLKDVTVEHVELYLREHARN